One Paenisporosarcina sp. FSL H8-0542 genomic region harbors:
- the pilM gene encoding pilus assembly protein PilM, giving the protein MNFTPSFLNKRSRVATVTIEEDAIRMVEVKSTSPLHVVCAEERSLPSGVVTDGKIVDADTLVSILGEAVEEWKLSRKSVRFLAPDEYVIIRKLSYPPDVRRDELKGHFFIEIGSTLYLPFEDPVFDVVPYTASTDTKEAILIASKESILNTYEDAFEDVKMKPIVADIGPLALYRLAYAQYTYSGEEHILLLDVKNDNYTVSIFHQHFPLFMRPVEVNEPDESNFFSGAQTSKMDSLLSEVSKLINFYRYNMNQGNEGITHILLNGEMDNWEELLRQMELRFEVHTSTVVREKIYMEDGKAIPIRFNRALGLALKEV; this is encoded by the coding sequence ATGAATTTCACACCTTCGTTCCTAAACAAACGCTCACGCGTGGCGACGGTTACAATTGAAGAAGATGCGATCCGAATGGTGGAAGTGAAGTCAACGTCTCCTTTGCATGTAGTTTGTGCAGAGGAGCGTTCTTTGCCTTCTGGCGTTGTAACGGATGGCAAAATTGTGGACGCAGATACGCTGGTGTCTATTTTAGGCGAGGCTGTGGAAGAATGGAAACTTTCCCGCAAATCCGTTCGGTTCTTAGCACCAGACGAATATGTGATTATCCGCAAACTATCATATCCTCCCGATGTTCGAAGGGATGAGTTGAAAGGCCACTTCTTTATTGAAATTGGTTCGACACTTTATTTACCTTTCGAAGACCCCGTATTTGATGTGGTCCCTTACACTGCATCAACTGATACAAAAGAAGCGATATTGATTGCTTCAAAAGAAAGTATTTTAAATACATATGAAGACGCTTTTGAAGACGTCAAAATGAAACCGATTGTGGCCGATATTGGACCACTGGCCCTGTATCGTTTGGCATATGCCCAATATACCTATTCCGGTGAAGAACATATTCTACTATTGGATGTCAAAAACGATAACTATACTGTTTCGATTTTTCATCAACATTTCCCATTATTCATGCGACCTGTTGAAGTAAATGAACCTGATGAGTCGAATTTCTTCAGTGGAGCACAAACATCAAAGATGGACTCACTTCTATCTGAAGTCTCAAAGCTCATCAATTTCTATCGCTACAATATGAACCAAGGAAATGAAGGCATCACACATATTTTGCTTAACGGTGAAATGGATAATTGGGAAGAACTATTGCGACAAATGGAACTCCGGTTCGAAGTTCATACTTCCACAGTTGTTCGCGAAAAGATTTATATGGAAGATGGAAAAGCCATCCCGATACGCTTTAATCGAGCACTCGGACTTGCGTTGAAAGAGGTGTAA
- a CDS encoding LysM peptidoglycan-binding domain-containing protein encodes MSSLTRKQKEVGLIVLSSLFCIAILAYSYFTFYSPKKESFAVSETTLTTDRQVLFALEQQLADQPEIPVVSSLELQKKVPVDPLSELVLLQIEKAEVLSQSLVQSVSFTEGPVVIESPPEGVETLQELLVSLSIETPTYTTLETFIDELEKLDRILIVDSIQFSSSGEVTTVGQEDEKLQLTLTFSAFYRPDLTELLEEGPKVDTPPPAEKGNPLPANNGVVTGEVESSKDETALVEGQIIENIETDEEATSDSDTVSSNFESQTYTVQPGDSLYSISIEYYGDRSGEQKIKQANGLHSNKIVANSTLVIPK; translated from the coding sequence ATGAGTAGTCTGACACGTAAACAAAAAGAAGTCGGCCTGATCGTCCTATCCAGTTTGTTTTGTATAGCAATTCTTGCCTATTCATATTTCACATTCTACTCTCCCAAAAAAGAGAGTTTTGCTGTCTCTGAAACGACGCTCACAACGGATAGACAAGTATTGTTTGCGCTGGAACAGCAACTGGCTGATCAGCCTGAAATTCCAGTGGTCAGTTCGCTTGAATTGCAAAAGAAAGTTCCAGTTGATCCATTATCTGAACTTGTTTTATTACAAATTGAGAAAGCGGAAGTTCTCTCACAGTCACTTGTTCAATCTGTGAGTTTTACAGAAGGACCAGTTGTCATTGAATCCCCTCCAGAAGGGGTTGAGACACTTCAGGAACTTCTTGTGAGTTTGTCGATTGAAACGCCTACCTACACGACATTGGAGACTTTCATCGATGAACTTGAAAAGTTGGATCGCATATTAATCGTTGATTCGATTCAGTTCAGCTCTTCTGGTGAAGTGACAACCGTTGGACAAGAGGATGAGAAATTACAACTGACGCTGACATTCTCTGCATTTTATCGACCAGACCTAACCGAACTACTCGAAGAAGGTCCTAAAGTCGATACGCCACCTCCAGCAGAAAAAGGGAATCCGCTTCCTGCGAACAATGGTGTTGTTACTGGAGAAGTAGAGTCGAGTAAAGATGAAACTGCACTGGTGGAAGGTCAGATTATCGAGAACATTGAAACGGATGAAGAAGCAACTTCCGATTCAGACACGGTATCCAGTAATTTTGAATCTCAAACGTACACTGTTCAACCTGGCGATTCATTATACTCTATTTCTATTGAATACTATGGAGATCGATCAGGCGAACAGAAAATCAAACAAGCAAACGGTTTACATTCAAACAAAATCGTAGCAAATTCAACACTAGTCATTCCAAAATAA
- a CDS encoding prepilin peptidase, which produces MDILYTTLFFIYGLIFGSFYNVVGLRLPKNESIVSPPSHCTICDRRLTIKDLVPVFSFVFLKGKCRGCGTKINWIYPVMELVTGGLFAFAFYQLGFSWELIVAILFISMLVIITVSDLAYMLIPDKVLLFFGVLLIIARILSPLEPWWDSIIGAAGGFGILLLIAILSKGGMGGGDIKLFAVIGLVLGMIPTLLTLFLAAFIGAIVGVIHLRRSKQGRKTPVPFGPSIALAAIVVYFYGKQILDWYINLLV; this is translated from the coding sequence ATGGACATTCTATATACAACATTATTTTTCATATACGGACTTATTTTTGGCTCTTTCTACAATGTCGTCGGATTGCGTTTACCGAAAAATGAATCGATTGTGTCGCCGCCGTCGCACTGCACGATTTGCGATCGACGTTTGACGATCAAAGATTTGGTTCCGGTATTTTCATTTGTTTTCCTGAAAGGGAAATGTCGGGGATGCGGGACAAAAATCAATTGGATTTACCCCGTGATGGAACTTGTGACGGGAGGTTTGTTTGCCTTCGCATTCTATCAACTAGGTTTCTCGTGGGAATTGATTGTTGCAATTTTGTTTATATCGATGCTCGTCATCATCACGGTATCAGATCTTGCTTATATGCTTATCCCAGATAAAGTCCTGTTGTTCTTTGGCGTTTTATTGATTATTGCGCGGATTTTATCTCCACTAGAGCCTTGGTGGGACAGCATCATAGGTGCTGCAGGAGGGTTTGGAATCTTGTTACTGATTGCGATCTTGTCGAAAGGCGGAATGGGTGGTGGCGATATTAAATTGTTCGCGGTCATCGGTCTTGTGCTTGGGATGATTCCAACTTTGTTGACATTGTTCCTGGCCGCATTTATTGGTGCAATCGTTGGCGTTATACACTTGCGCCGCTCAAAACAAGGGCGCAAAACGCCAGTGCCTTTTGGACCTTCGATTGCACTCGCAGCCATCGTTGTCTATTTTTATGGGAAACAAATACTCGATTGGTATATAAATTTGTTAGTTTAA
- a CDS encoding Maf family protein: protein MEFKTTKPLILASASPRRKELLSLLGVPFEVKTVEIDEEDIFGCSPAELVCNIAMEKGLAVAEYNQHAIVISADTMVFLDDEALGKPKNAEMAKLYLRRLSGRTHTVITGVSIYFEGICNVFFEETKVTFYKLTDEWINSYVASGDCYDKAGAYGIQTAGTLMVEHINGDYNNVVGLPIAEVYRELMNLELLEMKSAGVQYDN from the coding sequence TTGGAATTCAAAACAACAAAACCGTTAATTTTAGCATCTGCTTCACCGAGGAGAAAAGAGTTATTATCACTGCTTGGGGTACCCTTTGAAGTGAAAACAGTGGAGATAGATGAGGAGGACATTTTCGGATGCTCGCCTGCCGAACTCGTTTGCAACATTGCGATGGAAAAAGGACTGGCCGTCGCTGAATACAATCAGCACGCAATCGTCATCAGTGCCGATACCATGGTATTTCTTGATGATGAGGCACTTGGGAAGCCTAAAAATGCAGAGATGGCGAAACTGTATTTGCGGAGATTATCCGGTAGGACACATACGGTTATTACGGGAGTATCCATCTATTTTGAAGGAATTTGCAATGTGTTTTTTGAAGAGACAAAAGTCACTTTTTATAAATTAACGGACGAATGGATTAACAGTTATGTGGCAAGTGGCGATTGCTACGACAAGGCAGGGGCTTATGGTATCCAAACAGCAGGTACTTTGATGGTGGAACATATTAACGGAGACTACAATAATGTTGTGGGTTTACCTATTGCGGAAGTGTATCGAGAACTTATGAATTTAGAACTACTTGAGATGAAATCTGCTGGAGTACAATATGATAACTGA
- the radC gene encoding DNA repair protein RadC — protein sequence MITEVKPTLMIRDVHASDRPRERLINQGAAALSNQELIAILLRTGTKQESVLHLANRVLTFFEQLHELKNATIEEIMSVKGIGEAKAVQLLAAVELGRRLSLQQTDEKFTVRSPKDAATFLMTDMTSLKQENFVCLFMNVKNQVIHKQTIFIGSLNASIVHPREIFREAVKRSAASIICAHNHPSGNPSPSPEDIEVTKRIQEAGRIMGIELLDHVIIGDHQFISLKEKGYM from the coding sequence ATGATAACTGAAGTAAAACCGACACTGATGATTCGTGACGTCCATGCTTCCGATCGCCCACGTGAAAGACTGATAAACCAAGGTGCAGCCGCGTTATCGAACCAAGAATTGATTGCCATTTTACTAAGGACGGGTACCAAACAGGAATCCGTCCTTCATTTGGCGAATCGAGTGTTGACGTTCTTTGAACAACTGCATGAATTGAAAAATGCAACCATCGAAGAAATCATGTCCGTTAAAGGGATTGGAGAAGCGAAAGCGGTTCAGCTGCTTGCTGCAGTAGAACTTGGTAGAAGGCTATCTTTACAACAAACAGATGAGAAATTCACCGTTCGTTCTCCGAAAGACGCTGCAACATTCTTAATGACGGATATGACATCTTTAAAGCAAGAAAATTTTGTCTGTCTTTTCATGAATGTTAAGAATCAAGTGATACACAAACAAACCATTTTTATCGGCAGTTTAAATGCTAGTATCGTACACCCCAGGGAGATATTCAGAGAGGCAGTGAAACGTTCAGCTGCCTCGATTATCTGTGCCCATAACCATCCGTCAGGTAACCCGTCCCCTTCACCCGAAGACATAGAAGTAACGAAGCGAATACAGGAAGCCGGGCGCATTATGGGCATCGAATTGCTCGACCATGTCATTATCGGTGATCATCAATTTATCAGTTTGAAGGAAAAGGGTTACATGTGA
- a CDS encoding rod shape-determining protein, which translates to MFGFGAKDVGIDLGTANTLVFIKGKGIVLREPSVVARNTNNGDIVAVGNDAKNMIGRTPGSIVAIRPMKDGVIADFDITTSMIQYYLKEAMKASGGTWKKPNVMICVPYGITSVERRAVIDAARQAGARDAVTIEEPFAAAIGSNLPVWEPTGSMVVDIGGGTTEVAVISLGGIVTSESVRVAGDAMDHAITSYIRKMYNLTIGERTAEAIKMEIGSARVIDNVEKMEIRGRDLVTGLPKTIEISSEEIAEALRESISAIIDGVKKTLEQTPPELSADVMERGIVLTGGGALLKNLDKVISDETSMPVFIAENPLDCVAIGTGMALDHLNMIRQNSKH; encoded by the coding sequence GTGTTTGGATTTGGAGCAAAAGATGTCGGGATTGACCTAGGCACAGCAAATACTTTGGTATTTATTAAAGGAAAAGGAATCGTTTTACGCGAACCTTCAGTAGTTGCAAGAAATACAAATAATGGCGATATCGTTGCAGTAGGTAACGATGCTAAAAATATGATTGGTCGTACACCGGGTTCAATCGTGGCTATCCGCCCGATGAAAGATGGCGTAATTGCAGATTTTGATATTACGACTTCAATGATTCAATACTATTTAAAAGAAGCGATGAAAGCTTCTGGTGGTACGTGGAAAAAACCTAACGTCATGATTTGTGTGCCATACGGGATTACTTCGGTAGAACGTCGTGCAGTGATTGATGCAGCTCGTCAAGCGGGTGCTCGTGATGCTGTGACAATCGAAGAACCATTTGCAGCGGCAATCGGTTCGAACTTGCCAGTATGGGAACCAACAGGCAGTATGGTCGTTGATATCGGTGGAGGAACAACTGAAGTTGCAGTTATTTCACTTGGTGGTATCGTAACAAGCGAATCGGTACGTGTTGCAGGAGACGCGATGGATCATGCGATTACAAGTTACATTCGTAAAATGTACAACTTGACGATCGGTGAACGTACGGCTGAAGCAATTAAAATGGAAATCGGTTCTGCTAGAGTAATAGACAATGTCGAGAAAATGGAAATTCGTGGTCGTGACTTAGTTACAGGTCTTCCTAAAACTATCGAAATTTCTTCTGAAGAAATTGCAGAAGCACTTCGTGAGTCGATTTCAGCTATAATCGACGGTGTGAAAAAGACATTGGAACAAACTCCACCAGAATTATCTGCTGACGTAATGGAACGTGGAATCGTCTTAACTGGCGGTGGCGCATTACTGAAAAACTTGGACAAAGTGATTAGTGATGAGACAAGCATGCCTGTGTTCATTGCAGAAAATCCATTGGATTGCGTCGCAATTGGTACGGGAATGGCGCTAGATCATTTGAACATGATTCGCCAAAATTCTAAACACTAA
- the mreC gene encoding rod shape-determining protein MreC produces MPHFFSNKRLILLLVGVIFLVALISFSLRDRDNASLPEQIIKDVVGFGQSIFSKPTQYITGVFDSVDALLNTYDENKRLKSRLEEFAKLQADVNDLASENTRLREIVDKQDDLRDYEPIQATVIARNPDQWEEKVILDKGEVHGVEKNMAILTAQGLIGKVVLTTPFTSTVELLSTQNPNYRVSAMVMGEKEVFGLIEGYDDERKELILKRIDSNIKIKKGQKIMSSGLGGIFPKGILIGEITEVSTDDFGLTKMAYIKPAADFALLDHVMIAKRTMTTVKNGADGDNSATDETSKDEDAS; encoded by the coding sequence ATGCCACATTTTTTTTCGAATAAGCGTTTGATTTTGCTGCTTGTCGGGGTGATTTTTCTTGTGGCATTGATCAGCTTCTCTCTCAGAGATCGCGATAATGCGTCGTTACCTGAACAGATTATTAAGGATGTCGTTGGTTTTGGGCAATCAATTTTCTCAAAACCAACACAGTACATAACGGGTGTTTTCGATAGTGTCGATGCTTTGTTAAATACGTACGATGAAAATAAACGTTTGAAAAGTCGTTTGGAAGAATTTGCAAAATTGCAAGCGGACGTCAACGATTTAGCATCCGAGAATACGAGACTTCGAGAAATCGTAGACAAGCAGGACGATCTCAGGGACTATGAACCGATTCAGGCAACTGTTATCGCGAGAAATCCTGATCAGTGGGAAGAAAAAGTAATTCTTGATAAAGGGGAAGTCCATGGAGTTGAAAAAAACATGGCCATCCTTACAGCACAAGGGTTGATTGGGAAAGTTGTTCTGACAACTCCATTCACTTCAACTGTAGAACTATTATCCACTCAAAATCCTAACTATCGCGTATCTGCGATGGTAATGGGTGAAAAAGAAGTATTCGGTTTAATAGAAGGATACGATGATGAACGAAAAGAACTTATTTTAAAACGAATCGATTCCAATATTAAAATTAAAAAAGGTCAGAAAATCATGTCATCTGGACTAGGCGGGATTTTCCCGAAAGGTATATTAATCGGGGAAATTACAGAAGTCTCGACAGACGATTTCGGACTGACGAAAATGGCATATATCAAGCCAGCGGCAGATTTTGCACTACTTGATCATGTCATGATTGCGAAACGAACGATGACAACAGTAAAAAATGGTGCAGACGGCGATAACAGTGCGACGGATGAGACTTCAAAAGATGAGGACGCCTCATGA
- the mreD gene encoding rod shape-determining protein MreD: MKRLIIPAIAVVLFYLEPVFGLFSPLDISGEYRFLIPRFLIMYLIFISIYYSRNRAMLYALLFGLLYDVFFIDIIGLYSFLYPLICLIASFIVKFIHQHLIVTTALSLVLVAGLEFVLYQFFSLIGLTDISLAVFVRERLIPTMIANSIFLVVLGWAFKYVINARLLQRLNQPN, translated from the coding sequence ATGAAGCGATTGATTATTCCAGCCATTGCCGTCGTGCTGTTTTATCTTGAACCTGTGTTCGGATTATTTTCTCCCCTCGATATTAGTGGGGAGTATCGTTTTTTAATCCCTCGATTTCTCATCATGTATTTAATATTCATTTCCATCTACTATAGTCGCAATCGCGCGATGTTGTATGCATTACTTTTTGGGCTCTTGTATGATGTGTTTTTCATTGATATTATTGGATTGTACTCTTTCTTATATCCATTAATTTGTTTAATTGCTAGTTTTATCGTGAAATTCATTCACCAGCATCTGATTGTGACAACGGCTTTGTCACTTGTATTGGTAGCAGGTCTTGAATTCGTGCTTTATCAATTCTTTTCATTGATCGGGTTAACAGACATTTCGCTTGCTGTATTTGTACGCGAACGATTAATTCCCACAATGATTGCAAATTCAATTTTCTTAGTGGTGCTCGGCTGGGCATTTAAATACGTAATCAATGCACGTTTGTTGCAACGGTTAAATCAGCCAAATTGA
- the minC gene encoding septum site-determining protein MinC has protein sequence MTKKQLVYIKGTKDGLVLRLDDQCAYAELVEELKRKVSDEGIDGQAEVLLQLGNRFCSEEQTKELIASVHTSPHLRVSRVQSDVISIEESNRRILERQSETFVGIVRSGQIVRAEGDLVVVGDVNPNGKVIAGGNIFVLGRLKGIAHAGANGNKEAVIAASWLEATHLMIHEALEIMTDELTILSEQPEMECAYLHANGFIAIDRLQELRLLRPQLSTFKGGS, from the coding sequence ATGACGAAAAAGCAACTAGTCTACATAAAAGGAACTAAAGACGGTCTAGTGCTTCGGCTTGATGATCAATGCGCATATGCCGAACTGGTGGAAGAACTAAAACGTAAAGTATCGGACGAAGGCATCGATGGACAAGCGGAAGTCTTGCTGCAGCTTGGCAATCGCTTTTGTTCAGAAGAACAGACCAAAGAACTCATAGCGAGCGTGCACACGTCACCACATTTACGTGTTTCACGAGTGCAGAGTGATGTCATTTCAATTGAAGAAAGCAACCGTCGAATTCTAGAGCGTCAATCCGAAACGTTTGTCGGCATCGTTCGTTCTGGACAAATTGTTCGGGCAGAAGGTGACTTGGTCGTTGTGGGAGATGTGAACCCGAATGGCAAAGTCATCGCCGGAGGAAATATTTTTGTTCTCGGTCGTTTGAAGGGAATTGCCCATGCAGGGGCGAATGGTAATAAAGAAGCAGTTATTGCTGCGTCTTGGTTGGAAGCAACCCATCTGATGATTCATGAAGCACTAGAAATCATGACAGATGAACTAACCATTCTTTCGGAACAACCAGAAATGGAATGTGCATACTTACATGCAAATGGCTTCATCGCCATTGATAGATTGCAAGAACTGCGTTTATTAAGACCGCAATTATCTACATTTAAAGGAGGAAGCTAA